From Deinococcus ruber:
GGTGAAGGCAAGATGCAGTCCGCCGACCTGAGCGGCGAGTGGGGTACTGCCCTGCTGCGTCAGGGTGGCGGCGCGGCCCGCCATCAGCGTGATCAGCAGGGCGGTGCCTGCCGCGCCAGCCACCTGTTGCAGCGTGCTCATGATCGCGCTGCCATGCGAATACAGCGCCGGGGGCAGCGGACTCAGGGCCGAGGTGAAGACCGGCGTGAACAGCAGTGCCAGCCCCACGCTGAGACTCAGGTGCAGCCCCAGCAGCATCCAGATGGGTGTGGCCGCGTCGATCCGTCCCAGGCCGAACAGCACCAGCGCCATCAGCAGCGTGCCGGGCACCACCAGCGGACGCGCTCCGATGCGGTCGTAGAGCTTGCCGATGCCGGGGGCGCACAGGCCCATCAGCAGGCCGCCGGGCAGCAGCAGCAGGCCAGTCTGGAGGGTGTTCAGGCCGCGCAGATTCTGGAGGTACAGGGGCAGCAGGATGATGCCGCCGAACAGGGCCATCATGGCAATCCCCATCAGACCGACGCCCAGTGCAAAGGTGGGGAAGCGGAAGGCACGCAGATCGAGCAGCGGCTCGCCCGCACGGCTCAGTGCTACCTGCCGCCACAGGAAGGCGATCAGTGACAGCCCGCCCACCAGCAGGGCAACACTCACAGCCGGGTTGCTCAGTCCCCCCTCGCTGAAGCGGCTCAGCGCGTACACCAGCCCACCGAAGCCCAGTGCCGACAGCGGCACCGAAACCACGTCCAGGCTCAGGCGGCGCGGGGTGCCTACGTTGCCGAGCAGGCGGGCACCGTACAGCAGCGCTCCCAGTGCGGTGGGCAGCACGAACAGGAACATGTATCGCCAGGGCAGAGCCTGCAGAATCAGTCCTGAAATGGTCGGCCCGATGGCCGGGGCGACCGAGATCACGATGCTGATCTGTCCCATCACCGCGCCCCGGCTGCGCTCCGGCACCAGGGTCAGCACGGTGGTCATCAGCAGCGGCAGCATGATCGCCGTGCCGCTCGCCTGCACGATGCGGGCCAGCAGCAGCGGCACGAAGCCGGGCGCGGCGGCAGCCAGCAGGGTGCCCACGCTGAACAGCGTCATGGCGCTCAGGAATACCCGGCGGGTGCTCAGGCGCTGAAGCAGAAAGCCGGTCACCGGGATCACGACCGCCATCGTCAGCATGAAGGCGGTGGCGAGCCACTGCGCCGTGCTCGCCGTGATCTTCAGGTCGGCCATCAGCCGGGGCAGGGCCACGTTCATGATCGTCTCGTTCAGAATCACGACGAAGGTGGAGGCCAGCAGAATGACGATGACAGCGCGGTCTTTCGGCGTGGGGGTGTCTGAAGAAGACGTCATGGCTGACCTCCCGACGTGAGCTTTTTGGCCGGGGCGTAGCGCAGCAGGGTCACGCCCACGCCAAAAGCTCTGGACTCCAGCAGGGTATGCGGCGTGGCGGGGATCCCCGGCTCGAACAGTGGGGTGCCGCCGCCCAGGACCACCGGATTCAGGTAAATGACATACTCGTCGATCAGGTCAAGTCGCGCCAGCACGTGTACCAGCCGGGGGCTCCCGAAGATCATCAGGTCGCCGCCGGGCCTGTGCTGCTCTGCCCGGATGGCCGCTGCCACGTCGTCCCGGATCAGGGTGGTGTTGTGCCAGTCGGCCCTTTCCAGCGAGCGTGAAATCACCAGTTTGGGAATCGCCTCGACCCAGACCATGTGCGAGCGTTCGTGTTCGGTACTGTCCGGGTCGGTCGCCACCGTCGGCCAGTAACCAGCCATCATGCCGTAGACCTCGCGGCCATACACGGCAGTTCCCACGTGTTTCAGGCGTGCATCGACATCGCTGGCGATCTCGGCTGTCACGTTCGCCCACTCCAGTTCTCCCTGCGGGCCGTTGGCGTAACCGTCAAGACTCAGGTGAACAAATGAAAGAACCTTACGCATGATCTGTGCTCCTCATCGTGTCTGGGAAGTGGTGACGTGTGAGCCTGAGCCTGATGGTCTGATACATGAACAGGGCCGTTTCAATCCACCGGCAAGACCACGCTGCGCTCTGAGACGGCGTGTATCAGTGCGGCATGTTGACGTGGAGGATGCTGTTGATGGCAAAGTCGCTGGGTGCGGTCTCAGACGTGATCGGAGGAGCGTCCCTGTGGTTCTGGCAGTCCTGTTCTTCCTTTCCTCCATGCTCAGTAGAACGCGGCAGTGACAGCCAGGACTGCTGATGGACTGCGGTGGTGGCGCAGACGTCTGTACTGTCAGATAAGCTCGATTGGTAATTTCCCTTCCTATTTAGCTTACAACGTAACACGGCAGGATTGCAACTTTGAACCAGGTTGAACGAGCTGGCCTGAGTTAGATTTAAGGCTTCGCAAAGGACAGGTTTTTCTGTTAAGTGCAGCTACAATAGAAGTTACACTGGAGCAGGCGGCGTGTGAGGGCAATTCATCAAAAAGCTGGCTGTGAAGAATATATACGAAGTTAGCCCTTTCAATACTAGTGACTATATGATGAGACGCCGCCAACAAATTAACAAAACATCTGCTGAACAGTAAAACAGATCTCCTCACGCCCAGCAATTGCCCGGAGTAACCAGCGAATCCCAGAGTATTTAGCAGAGGAAGAGCGTCAGATAAATAGATGAAAAGGTTGTTTCTCCTTCCAAGGCTGCTCTATAAAAGACATATAGAACAAAGAATCACTCTGGCAAACTTTCTCGGTTTGCCTTTCCCCCTCGCTGGTGCTTTGGCATGAGCAAGGGGAATAAATGGTGGACCCAGCGAAAAAGCCTCCTACAGAGTAAGGTTACTCGTATCAGGAGGCTTCTGTTTCGTTACTTCGTGGGGGAGATAAGCAACCACAGGGCTTGTATATATTCTTTTGTTGCGTGCGCTATAACTGATGCCGGGCCTGTTGCAGGCGGTACAGCTCGGAGTACAACCCGCGCTGAGCGAGCAGATCATGATGGCGGCCCTGTTCGCGCAACTGTCCGTCTTCCAGAACCACAATCCTGTCGGCCCTGGCTGCCAGCGAGAGCCGATGCGACACGATCACGGTCACGGTGCCGGACTTTCCCCGCCGCCGGGCCGCTTCGATCAGAGCGGTATTCAGGCGGGTCTCGGCGTCTGCATCCAGCGCCGAGGCCGGTTCGTCGAGCACGCTCAGCAGCGGTGCGGGCCTCATCATGCCGCGTGCAACCGCGACCTTCTGCCACTGCCCACCAGACAGCGCCGCCCCCCACGACGCACCCAGCCGGGCCTCCAGTCCACCAGCATTCAGCGCCTCCGGGTGCGGCACGCCCGCGAGAGCCAGTGCCTGCCGCACTGCACCGGGCGAGTGCAGGTCTGGCAGGTGACCGATGCCGACCCCTTCACCCAGCGTCAGTTCGAAGCGGGTGTGGTGCTGCAACGTGGCGGTGCAGCGCGTCCACCAGGCCTCGCGGTGCGCCGGGCCAATCGGAAGCCCGTCGAGTAGGATTCGCCCACTGGTCGGGGTGTACAGGCCCAGCAGCAGGTCGACCAGGGTGCTTTTGCCCGCCCCGTTCTCCCCCACCACGACCACGACCTCACCGGGCTTCAGTTCCAACGACACGTCGTTCAGCGTGGCGTGTGCCGCGTCCGGATACCGAAAGCTGACGTGCTCCAGCGTCAGGGCACTGCTCAGCTGAGCTGGCAGCACACCAGCCCCGGCGTCTGTATGGCTGACAGCCTGCCACTTCTGCTCCAGCCACAGCAGGTGGCCGCCTGCACGCTGGAGTTGTCCGAGTTCCGTCACCATGCTGACGAGTGCGCCGATCTGACCCCAGACGACGCTCGCCAGCGAGATCACCAGCACCACGTCACCGGCAGTGGCTTCACCGAGCGCGGCCCGCTGGACCATCAGGGCGACCGCCGCCCCGAAGCCCGTCCCGAACACCGTCCAGCCGAGCAGCGTACGCCACACCGCCCGGAGCCTGGCACGTTCCAGATTCAGACCCGCGCTGCTCAGCAGCCCTTCCAGTCGCTGACGCAGCGGCTCTTCCAGGGCATACAGCTGAGCTTCGGCGCGGGCATGATCGGCACCGATGGTGTTCACGAGCGACCGAGCCTCTCGCTGTGCGGCCACGCTGCGCTGTTCGGCCTCCGCCAGCAGCCGGGCGTTCCAGCGGGCACTCAGGGTCGGAGCCACTCCGAACAACACCAGCAGCAGCAGCAGCGGATGTGCCCACGCGAGCAGGCCGACCGTCAGGAAGAACCGCAGAGCCTGGGCCACCAGGAGAACCATCTGGCCCGGACCCCGGCTGAGTCGCTCGCGCTGCTGCTGATAGTGTTCGAGTCGCTGCTGGAACTCGGGCCGCTCCAGGTCGCTCAGACCGACGCCCGAAGCGGCGCGGGTCACCAGCGTTTCGAGTGCCGATCCGGTCTCCTCGGCCAGCGTCATGCGCTGCCGGGCACCGGCCCCCTGGAGCAGAAACATCACGCTGATCGAGAGCACGTAAGCGCAGGCCGCCCCGATAAGCGTCCAGCCCGCTCCGTGAGCGATCAGATCGACGATCCACTTCAGGGCGACGCTCGTGACCACGGCGACCGCGAAGCCGAGCGGCTCCAGAACCGAAGCCAGCAGCAGCGGACGGCGCGACGCACCCCACGCCAGTCTCAGCAGCACGCCGAGCGACGGCAGCATCCGCATCTCGGTCTGAGCGGGAGTCTGCCGCACGGTCATGCCGGAACCCCCAGAGTGTCCATGTCTGTGTCGGTAAACGCCTGCGTCTGCTGACGAACCATCCGGGCGTACCACCCGCCCCGGGCCATCAGGTCGGCGTGTCGCCCCCGTTCCGCCGTGCGTCCATCCTGGAGCACCACGATCTCGTCGGCCAGCTGAACGGTGCTGTAGCGGTGCGACACCAGAACAGTCGTCACTCCCCGCGTCAGTTGCAGGAAGTGCCGGTAAAATTCCATTTCGGCCCGGACATCCAGGCTGGCAGTCGGTTCGTCCAGAATCAGCAGGGCAGCGCCAGCCTCGACCGCTGCCAGAGCGCGGGCCGTCGCCAGCCGCTGCCACTGCCCGCCCGAGAGGCCGCTGCCCTGCGGGTCACTGCCGCTCAACACCGTGTCCAGGCCGCCCGGCAACCCGCGAATGAACTCGGCGGCTCCTGCACGCTCCAGCAGCGTCCAGATCAGGTCATCGCCGAGCGGATACTGCGGGCAGCCGAACTGCACGTTGTCGCGCACGCTCAGTTCCCAGCGCATGAACTGCTGCGTCACCACTGCCACCTGCCTTCGCCACTGCTCCAGCGGCCAGTTCCGGGCGTCGTGCCCGCCCACGCTCAGACGGCCACTCGAAGGCTCGTCCAGCCGGGCCAGCAGCCGCATCAGGGTCGATTTTCCGGCTCCGTTCGGCCCGACGACGGCCAGAACCTGCCCCGGCCTGGCCGAGAACGACACGTTTCTGAGCGTCGCCTCCTGGCCGGGATACGAGAAGCTCAAATCCTGGGCCACCAGCGGCTCACGGTGCAGCAGGGTCGGCAGCGCCTCAGCGGTTGACGCCCGCTGCTCGCTGCTGTCCTCAAGCTGCTGGCGGGCACGGCTCAGGGCCGCGAACGGCTGTGCCGCCCGGGTAAAGCGCAGCCCGTTCTCCAGACCCGACACCACCGACAGCAGACCCAACGCTGCCTGCAACATCAGCACCAGCGGACCTGCCCCCAGCGTTCCGTGGACAGCGTCGCGCAGCGCCAGGGCGGTGAGGCCGCCGTAGCCGAGCGTCAGGGTGATGGTGGCCACGATCATCTGCGGCACCTGCTCGCGGCGGCGGCGGCGCACGTCGCTCAGCCCGGCGCTCAGCTGCCCCGTCAGCTGCTCCAGTAGCCAGCCGCTCAGGCCAAATGTCCGCACCTCGCGGGCAGACGCAGTGGTGAGGGCCAGAGACCGGAAGTACCCGGCCCGCCGCTGACCACCACTCGCCGCCTCCAGCCCGTCGCGGTAGACCCGGGTTTCCTGTGACAGCCAGCGCCTCAAGACCAGCAGGCCCGGCAGCAGCAGCAGCGGTGCCCACCAGCGCACCGACGCCAGCAGCAGCACACTCGACGCGGCCATCACCAGTTGCGCGGTCAGGGCACCCAGCGTGCTCAGGGCCACGTCGGGTGTCAGAGAGCCGTTCTCGCCACGTGCGGCAGTGAGATCAGCCGGAACGCTGCCCTGTTCCAGCGACGACAGCGGACGCGGAACAGTCAGGAGCGACACCAGCCCGCTGACCTGAGCGCGTTCCAGCCGCCAGGCCAGCGCAGCCGTCACCTGACCGGCGAAGGTTCCCAGCAGCACCTGACTGACCAGCAGCCCGACGATCCCCGCCGTGGGCCACAGCACGCCCTGGAGGCCGCTGCCATTCCCGGTCAGGCGCGTGACCAGCACATTCAGGGCCAGGGCCAGCGCAGCGGTCTGAAGTCCCTGCCAGACGCTCCAGACGGTCAGCAGGCCAGTGCGGAACGGGCTGACCCGCCACGCGGCCTGCCAGAAGATCAGCGGCAGCCAGGCAGGGGCGCGGCCCCGTGGAGCCGACGACCGGTGCTGCTCGGGAACGCGGGGCATCTCAGTCTCCGGCCAGGACAGCCTGCACCGATGGCTGAGCGCTCAGGTCAAGCCACTCGTCGGCCATGAAATTCCGGCTGCCGGTGGATGTGCCCGCGTCTGCCTGCTCCAGTCGGTGCAGGAACAGGGCGACCCCGGCGCTGCCCGTCCCCAGGTCGGACGACAAGCGGAACAGCTGCTCACCGGGAAACGCCAGACCGCTGGGGCGCGGCAGCGCGGAGAGCCGCAGACCCTCGCGAACCTGCCGCGCTCCTTCCAGATACGCGG
This genomic window contains:
- a CDS encoding MDR family MFS transporter, with product MTSSSDTPTPKDRAVIVILLASTFVVILNETIMNVALPRLMADLKITASTAQWLATAFMLTMAVVIPVTGFLLQRLSTRRVFLSAMTLFSVGTLLAAAAPGFVPLLLARIVQASGTAIMLPLLMTTVLTLVPERSRGAVMGQISIVISVAPAIGPTISGLILQALPWRYMFLFVLPTALGALLYGARLLGNVGTPRRLSLDVVSVPLSALGFGGLVYALSRFSEGGLSNPAVSVALLVGGLSLIAFLWRQVALSRAGEPLLDLRAFRFPTFALGVGLMGIAMMALFGGIILLPLYLQNLRGLNTLQTGLLLLPGGLLMGLCAPGIGKLYDRIGARPLVVPGTLLMALVLFGLGRIDAATPIWMLLGLHLSLSVGLALLFTPVFTSALSPLPPALYSHGSAIMSTLQQVAGAAGTALLITLMAGRAATLTQQGSTPLAAQVGGLHLAFTVSAFLAVLAVILALFMKPAPRPEHAPDTQPLANPGD
- a CDS encoding ABC transporter ATP-binding protein, with protein sequence MPRVPEQHRSSAPRGRAPAWLPLIFWQAAWRVSPFRTGLLTVWSVWQGLQTAALALALNVLVTRLTGNGSGLQGVLWPTAGIVGLLVSQVLLGTFAGQVTAALAWRLERAQVSGLVSLLTVPRPLSSLEQGSVPADLTAARGENGSLTPDVALSTLGALTAQLVMAASSVLLLASVRWWAPLLLLPGLLVLRRWLSQETRVYRDGLEAASGGQRRAGYFRSLALTTASAREVRTFGLSGWLLEQLTGQLSAGLSDVRRRRREQVPQMIVATITLTLGYGGLTALALRDAVHGTLGAGPLVLMLQAALGLLSVVSGLENGLRFTRAAQPFAALSRARQQLEDSSEQRASTAEALPTLLHREPLVAQDLSFSYPGQEATLRNVSFSARPGQVLAVVGPNGAGKSTLMRLLARLDEPSSGRLSVGGHDARNWPLEQWRRQVAVVTQQFMRWELSVRDNVQFGCPQYPLGDDLIWTLLERAGAAEFIRGLPGGLDTVLSGSDPQGSGLSGGQWQRLATARALAAVEAGAALLILDEPTASLDVRAEMEFYRHFLQLTRGVTTVLVSHRYSTVQLADEIVVLQDGRTAERGRHADLMARGGWYARMVRQQTQAFTDTDMDTLGVPA
- a CDS encoding ATP-binding cassette domain-containing protein; amino-acid sequence: MTVRQTPAQTEMRMLPSLGVLLRLAWGASRRPLLLASVLEPLGFAVAVVTSVALKWIVDLIAHGAGWTLIGAACAYVLSISVMFLLQGAGARQRMTLAEETGSALETLVTRAASGVGLSDLERPEFQQRLEHYQQQRERLSRGPGQMVLLVAQALRFFLTVGLLAWAHPLLLLLVLFGVAPTLSARWNARLLAEAEQRSVAAQREARSLVNTIGADHARAEAQLYALEEPLRQRLEGLLSSAGLNLERARLRAVWRTLLGWTVFGTGFGAAVALMVQRAALGEATAGDVVLVISLASVVWGQIGALVSMVTELGQLQRAGGHLLWLEQKWQAVSHTDAGAGVLPAQLSSALTLEHVSFRYPDAAHATLNDVSLELKPGEVVVVVGENGAGKSTLVDLLLGLYTPTSGRILLDGLPIGPAHREAWWTRCTATLQHHTRFELTLGEGVGIGHLPDLHSPGAVRQALALAGVPHPEALNAGGLEARLGASWGAALSGGQWQKVAVARGMMRPAPLLSVLDEPASALDADAETRLNTALIEAARRRGKSGTVTVIVSHRLSLAARADRIVVLEDGQLREQGRHHDLLAQRGLYSELYRLQQARHQL
- a CDS encoding dihydrofolate reductase family protein; the encoded protein is MRKVLSFVHLSLDGYANGPQGELEWANVTAEIASDVDARLKHVGTAVYGREVYGMMAGYWPTVATDPDSTEHERSHMVWVEAIPKLVISRSLERADWHNTTLIRDDVAAAIRAEQHRPGGDLMIFGSPRLVHVLARLDLIDEYVIYLNPVVLGGGTPLFEPGIPATPHTLLESRAFGVGVTLLRYAPAKKLTSGGQP